From Brassica rapa cultivar Chiifu-401-42 chromosome A06, CAAS_Brap_v3.01, whole genome shotgun sequence:
CCTCCTTTTCTGGTTATGTAGTCAATGCCGCCTCTGATGTAGAAATGGAGACCGATCAAGTTGAGTTCTGACTTGTACTGGAACTTATCTCCGATTTCGATTCCTGGGACCCGTCCTATCATCTTCTTATCGTTCACATGCATCTCATGGTTCATTAGGATGGCTCGTGCTTCGTAATGCCGCCCTGGTTTGTCTTTGTTCAGCGCTTTAAACACCAGTTTGAATATACGCAACACCTTTTGAACTTTCTCGCGTGGGGTAAGAGCTTTGGTTATCTGGTTTTGTCTCGTAACAGGGTTGATACCAAGTCTTTGACTTTTTGCCCTTAGCGCAGTTGCATTACCATTCTCAGGTGAGCTTCTCTGTTTTTCCATAGTGGATGAATGTGAATGTGAGTGTGAAAGTTGTCTCCTTCTACTCTGAGAAGCAATTAGCCTGGAAGCTTCCTCGGAACTTAAAGGCTTAACCTTGCTTCCACAAGATTTACTGTAAGACGAAACAGATCTTCCTCTGTCAACAACACTCCTAGCTGGGACATTGAAGCCAGCTTTCTTCATAATCTCATCCAACGAATCAGCTTCATTAACAGGACAAGCAGGCCTGTGGTGGTAAGCAACACCACTCGGTTCATGTGCGGCTTGAACAACCTCACGACCATTCACGCTTCTCTGATTCTGAACAGAACGAGTCCCACATCCATATGGAAAATCTCTTACAGCAGAGACCCTTTTTTTCTTATCGGAAAGGGATCTCATTTCGATAATCTTCCTGCACACATACAAAGGCAACATCTTAGTTAACACTAAAGTGAcattttagtcaaaaaaaaaaaaacatcatcttGACTTCCAATGAATGAACAGTAACAAGAACAAAATGGTGAAAAATAAGTGTAACGAAGACACAATCTGGAGTGACTTTAATGAGATTCGGACCATTGCAGTATGCACGAACCTAGAGATTGTAAATTACGGACATAGATTATAAGTGAAAATCGATTTTACACTTGATTCAAGTTATTCATCCTAATGTTCTAGAAGCTTCGATCAATCTTCCCCTGCTAAACAAAACCCAAGCATAAACGACAAAATAATGAATGAGTTTATCTCAGAAGAACAGAAAACACGAGATTAAGACAAATAACACACAAGTAACGAAGAGCAACTGACCAATTACAGAGCGTCGTACATTGTGAAATGGTCATAAAACAgcgaaaaaaaaagataaatctaTCAAAGAAGACGATGAGTAAGCACCTGTGAtgatgatcttcttcttctcgtagGAGTATTTGCTTAGGGCTCGGAGAACAAGAGATGTcactgaaaagaaaaagacCGTTTGATTAATTTGTgagtttggattttttttttttttaaacgaaatGTTATTGAGGAACCGTTAAGGCCACTAAACTACATTAATGCATTTCAGTTATAACTTTCTAGCCGTAATTATGCGAATTAATAGCAAAacctaattaattttaattcataATCACGTGATGCGTTATATCATATGCCAATTGTGTACGATGTTGTGATGTTTAGTCTTCCACGGCATTTACTCtcattacataattaaaattttctttccTTTCTCTGTCTCATTTTACTTTATTACTATGCTTATAGAAACTCAGAAGTCTATGACAATTCAAATTTCTCTTTCTATAAAATACTCTTGTATGAATTTATTCTATATTAATATGCagtgtttcctttttttttctttccaattTCTTCTTACTACTGTGAAATAATTTTCTAGATTTCTGATGTTTTGTCTCAAGTATTGAAAAAGAAGACTTGTtcaactaaaatttatttttttgggtaaaaaactcaaaagaaaccAATTAATGACATACTAGTATATTATAGCTGATAAATAAAAGcccataaaattaaattaataggttatcaaattttataaaaatatgcaTAGTAAATTTTCAGATATAAACATAAATGTTcttcaaatataattttatattaatcataaatgttcatAACTTAATAATTTCATTCATTATACGTGGATCAAATGAAATTTTCATTGAACATCACATAATATGAATAGTTAAAAACGATAATATAGAACGATTTGACATATCATTAAAGAAATAGAAGAACACACAAAACTGagattttctttctctttttcttaaCTTATATCAAGAGCTAACATCGTTAATTGTTGTGAACATTTTACAATAATTGGAAAAAAATTCACAAACTTGTCAATAACTATATACTTTCAAGACACTTACCTTGAAGAAGATCTAAACAACTTTTGCTAGATGATGTTGTGTTGCGTTAAAGATGTGTTTTATACTAAGGGAACGGTGTCTATTTATAAGAAAAGATCGGTTGAACACAAAGTTTGCTTAGtcttcaaaattaatttttttcgcCAAAATTTATTATCTTAAGAGTCCAAATAGGCAAATACATTAGTCTAACATTTTGTAAAATTCATTAAATCAAAATTCCTTTgacttaataaaaaattatattcaaacgTATTCAATTTTTTACTAATTTATAAAAGCTAGTTCAACGATATTTATTAAGaagattattaaatatttatttttgtcataataaatataaattgtgATATTCTCTTTgggtataatttttttaaaaaatttaaattttatatatttataaaagttatttGTAGGATTTCctcattttttaatttcataGTTAAGTAAATAACTCTAGAGTATATTGAGAGATAAAAATTGCACAGCTAAGTAAACTTTCTTttgtaactaatttttttttgacgacATTGTACCTAAATTTTAGTCTCATCCTTTCatgaaaatggaaaaaaaaattatataactaaatagttatttcttaactaaatattaattaaaatttgaacacataatattttattaaataaattaaaatgcattcaacataataaaaacacaaaaaattattgtaattcactaaacactaaacatagaaaatattgttagtttagagtattacaaaaaatatacttCGTTCGAAGTAGGAAAGTGTAGATATTTGTTTGAAGTTTACTCTTAGAACAACAGTTTCGTTCCATGTTTGATTAAAAAAAGTTCCATGTTTGACTAAAATCTTGAGAAGAAATCTGCTGAGAAGAGACTTCCCTACAAGAAACTTTTTCTCTCAGTATCAAATTTGTGTTTAAcaaaaaagacaaaaacattaTCATAAAGTAATTAAATAGTGAAGTCTGCTGTTCTATTTTTTGATAATGTTTTGTCTTTTTTGTTAAACACAAATTTGATACTGAGAGAAAAGTTTCTTGTAGGGAAGTCTCTTCTCAGCAGATTTCTTCTCAAGTGTGCTTTCAAAAGTTCAATTTTTggttaaaagaaaaattaacttCGTTTTTGTGGAGATTTCAGATGAACTcacttttttgtttataaaggATAACTAATAAACTTCAAATAAAGTTATTACTGAAACCCTCAGGTCATTTTAACATATGCGTTGTTCAAAAGACTTTAGAGAAATCTCTCAAGAGACTTCAAACGAAATATGATTTCACAAATAtcatgaaaacaaaatttaagtGAATGATTGTTTAGATCCGATGTGAGTCCGTGTTTAGCTTCTACAAAACTTAAGCACCTACAACTTTGAACTTCAGCTGTAGAAAGGAAAACTCAAGTCATTaataacaaaatgaaaaaacaaattagAAACTTGTGAAAGTAAACATTATTGTTTTCAAGTCAACGAGGTTGACCTGGAATTTTACAAAGCTTAAACTTATACATACTCTTACCACTAACTCCTTTCTCTAACCAATACTTATCAACTAAGTACAACCCATCATAGACGTAACGCTTCCCTTTACCATCCCATCTCTCCATGCCACGTATCACTCTCACTTCTGTCTTGTGTCTCATGCTATTAGCTAAAGCTAAGTTGCCCTTTAACATCTTCTGATCTTCAGTTTTGTTTTCATGCTTGCTTATCACGTTACCTCCTTCACCTGTATATATCACAACACCAGCATCAAACTTATCGTTGTATCCATATCCCTCAGAGGCAACAATGCATGTCGCGTACTTCACACCTCCTACTTCCATGTAGTCGATCCCGCACATGGTCTTGAAGTGAAGCCCGACAAGACGAAGTTCTGTTTTGTACTGGAACTCGTCGCCAATGTTGACTCCGGGAACTTGTCCGATTCTCTTCTCTGTGTTCACGTGTCTCCCCTCGCTCTCTAGGAAAGCTTGTGCTTTGATGTCTATTCTAGCTGTAGCGTCAAACGAATCTCCACCGCGTCTCGCTTGTTTGTTTCGATCCAACTCCCTATAAACATCTTTAAAAGCACGCAAGACCTCAAGCACTTTCTCACGAGGTGTAGGAGGTGCAGCAACAACATGATCAGAGTGTTGAGACTCTGGTTCTTGTTTGGAACAACTTCCTTTGTGTTTAGAAGCTCCAAGAACACGACCATGATAAGAGCTTGGTAAGGGGGATTCTTGTTTGAGACCACGATCGTGTTTAGAGGTTCTAAACTTTTGTTCTTCTATGAGAGAAGCTCCACTAGGTTCTGAATCTGCATCAGAATGATCAGGACTCTGATTCTCGACAACAACATCATCACTTGTTCTTGGATTCTTGAAATGATCTTTGTCAGGAACATTAGAGGGAGCAGTTCCACAACCAGGTGGAAAATCACGAATTGCATAGACAATTGGTCGCTTGCGAGCACGATCCATCTTCTTGTACTAACATTACAAAATACACAATATCAAATTTCTTTAATTCAAAACAATttctatagattttttttttgacacaaATTCTATAGATTTTGAGGAAACATTTTCACTAGAAAATATCCAGAGAGAagtcttttattaaaaaaaaattgattttatgcACCTTTTACAGATCGTTTGAGGAAATTTAAagataattcaaaaaaaaaaaattagcaaatAGGATTTAAATTCACTTTCATTTTCTTGGAGAAGAGGAAAAAAGATGAAACCTAGAACTAAGACGAATCCAGTTCAAAGAAGACAGATCCGGAATAAAAAGTTAAATGTAAGATCAGAAACTTCACGagtaagaagaaaaaacaaagacGTTAAAGATATTACCAGACAAACCACGACACGAGTAAAGACTCATCGATCTACTCTTctacgtcttttttttttgggtgtaaaatgttaaattcatGCTTCTTTCTCTTTACAGAGCATGTGGAAGAGCACTTATTACAACAGAATCAGAAAAGAGAGGAAGCAATAACAGAGGAAACGTTAGGAGACAGCAAACGAAAGGGAGAAGAAGACCTGCAGAAGCTACGGGGAAGAAGGTGACGTGACGATGGTGGGATAGACAAGACAACAGCTCCGGCTTGTGGTGAAGTGTTGCAAAATATGGTGATTTGGCTCAGGCGAAGCGAACGAACAGTCACGGGAAAATTTGGTGAAGTGTTGAATATGATGACTTGGTGCAGACTTTGATAAATAGACAGAGATATGTACTCAATGTCTCTGTTGTTATGGGGTCCATACCGTTAACTTTAATTAAGGGTTGTGGTGAtgttctaaaaattaaaaatgaaccTGAAAAATGTCAAATGTACTTTATTATTAGTTGGACCACGTTTGATATGATAATGATTCCAATGTCATGTACTATATGCTTGACTAACAAAGTTACTTGGATGATAATAAGGCTAATGCAATACTCACTGTACTAGCATAAAACGAATGAGTCTTTTCAACTttcatatgttttcttttatgttttagtaACCAACTGTTAGAGTCCGGTTTCACCTTCTGTCTAAGCCGCAAATCTGATTCAGCTATCTGAAACTTATCTCCTCCCGAAAGCCCATTAACATTCAAAGCCCTATATTACGTAGAGCTAAAAATAATCAAGTCAAAACTTTGACCAAATCATAGTCGATAGTCTTGGTCAATAGTCTTGAATGGTCATCAATATGATTACTTCTTCTAAGTAGTAGCTAAGATGACTTTATCTCCACCTAGAAATCATATATAAAAGATGTGGTGCTCTTCTTCAGCGTAACGAAGCTTAAGAAAGAGGTCTGGAAGATCAAAATTCCAAGGAAGATTAAACATTTTATATGGCAAGCGTTATCGGGCTTCGTAACCTCTGCAAGTAGACTTTGTGATTGTCACTGTGCGACTGATAGAATATGAAATATCACAATTCTATCGGTTGGTGAACGCAACAATAACTCAATACATAATATCCAGTTTGTTTCAAACAAAATGCAATTACTGCTACTGCCTTGTTGGTTTCATATAAACGAATAAAGTATTCATGACACCTACATATTACCATAAATATGTAACATAAACTTTGCGTTTGTAAAAAGGTTTCTATCAAGAATTAAGAAGATGACAAAAATCTGAAAAGTTGTTTTCACACTATACTTTAGAAAAATTGATAAcgatatttttatcttttatgtaAGAACGCGTATATATAACACATATACAAATTGTTTCTctcttgttttttatttatttgtatatcaGAACTCTAGAAAATTAACCAACTGATGTTCTATCAAATAGTAGTCTATTGAAAAAAACTATTTGTactatataacatagaaaacaaaaacttttgctgtaaatagttaaaataattaCTATGAAAAATTGACAtgttatgcattaaaaaaagtTGTTTTCACATTACATCTTAAAGGAAAATAGCATATAGtaagctttttttttctaaaaaaaagcATATATATAACTACTTTATTAGTGAATACAAATGAATTTTGAcgaagtttttttaattttcttaaaaccggCCCTGCAAAGTTTGGGCCTCcaagcaaaaagaaaaattaaacccagcttcaaatttcaaatttctcAGAAATGCCTAAAGaataaaacagttttttttttcaatagaaAGAAAGAGATTTCTGATCTTCAGTTTTGTTTGCCTTGCTTAACACGTTTCCTCCTTCACCAGTAAAAACCACAACATCAGCATCAACCTTACCATTGTAACCCTTTCACTGTGTGGCAATGATGCTTGTGGCAAGCTTAACATTTCCCTTTTTCATATAGTAAAATCATGTACATCGTCTTGAAATGAAGACCCACAACAAGGAGAGGTTTTGTATTGTAACTCGTCGCCAACGTTGATTCCAGGAACCAATCCCATTCTCTTCACTTGTTTCCTCATTTTCTCTAGCATAGCTTGTGTTTTGATGCCCATTATAGCTGTACCATCAGATAAATATCCACCTCGCCATGCTTGTTGGAAACATCTTAAAAAGATGCAAGACCTCAAGCACTTTCTCACGAGGAGTAGCATCATATGGTGATCAGAGTTTCTAAACGCTTCTGCTTGTTTGAAACAAGTTCCTTTTGGTTTAGGAGCTGCAACATGATCATCAATACTCGGAATCTTGATATCATATCCTAATACTTCTAGAAAAGCATTTAGTATCAAGAtcttatcaaattatatgttctCATGAAACTCATCTTCTACATAATAAGAGCACAATAAAAGttccataaaaatattgtaataaggACAAGAAGAcagtatatatatcaaataagaTCGCCAAAAAGATCCACTTACATAATATCCttcctttttatatatatatatctgcagATTGAAATTTCTAATGCAGGAAAATCTCATTTGGCCACATTTTCTCAGCCAAGAAGATAAAGAGTAAAATAGTTTTCTCTTCAATCATTAGAGATAAGATAGAGAGAGATCTTTGAAAAGGTCTTGTAAGTCTTTGTTCTGAGAAACTTCCTCTTCTTTCATATCATGTGAAGAAGCTCTGCTTGAGGGTATGATCCATTTGACGGCACGTCAAGAAGAAGATCCTGATCAGAAATATCATTATCTTCATAGCTATATGCCATAGACCCACCATAGCTCATATGGTTAAGGCAAGAGACACTATTCTCTATAATCTCTTTGGTTTGGATTTGTTTTGATCTAATCTTTATCATTTCTTTGGGGCTCTTCATCACAGTCCTTGTCTCTGAAGAGCAAAACTCAAAATTATCAGAAACAGACAGAGTTTATTGCAGGAAGTAATGTATTTACATGATTCAAGAATCTTTGAATTGACCTGAGAAGTTTTGGTTTAGGCTTTCACAAGGTCTTTCAATGGTTACTAGACTATGATTATCTGATGATTTAGTAACAGAGTCTTGAATCCCTTTTCTCTGTTCCTGAGGCAAAGATTTAAGTGAGCAAAAGCCGAAAGTTAAGAAACTATTTGTTTCAAGAAAGAGTATAATGTCTAAAAAAACCTTGAGCATGTGATAGCTTTCCAACAAATGGGATTTGTTAGGATCAGATAAAGCAAGCTTTGCAAGAGTCTTAAGCTCTTCAAGTTTTGAtccagaggaagaagaagatgatgataatGGCTGAAAGACACCATCTGCAACTAGTTGCTGAAACAAGGAGAAGTTATCTTTGAACTGAGAACACTCAAACATGCTTCTGaggctggcaaaaaaaaaagaggaaacaGAAAATATAAGAACTAGAAGTAGCCACCAAAACAAATCTGTTGCATTGAGTTAAAACCTTTCAGGAAGATCAACAGAGTCAACTCCAGGAAGTAGTTTCATCAGCTTTTGCTGTTCTTCCTTTGTGAACTTTTCTATGAACTCATCAAAGTTGAAAACATTCTGTAGAAAGAAGATAAGTCATTCAACAAGATTATTGAAGAAACAAAACTGTCAAGGAGTTGCAAATGAATTTTACCTTCAAATCTATGTTACAGAGTGGTAAACTATGTCTTCCCAGGACTTGAGGTTTGGTCCTGCAACCAAAATTTAGAGATCTCTGGCTTTTATTAACCACAAACTCAGCAGAATGCATTGATGAGGACTTGCTGCTCTCAACCAAGAGCGAGCTAGCTTCAGATTCCTCATGAGGATCTCTCAAGAGAACACTCCCATGTCCTATCACCATCGGTGACTCGTTCTCAAAAAGCAAGTCTTCCTCTGAAGTACCAGAGAGACAAGAAGACTGTTGTTCTTGTAAGATACTATAGAGATCCTTTGTGAGCTTCTCAACTGAAGAAGCCGCCTTTGGACGCCCCACCACACAAGTCCTCTTCTTAGAAGGAAAAGTAGTCTCCCACGCATTGGATTGATCACAGCTCTCTGAGTTGGACACAACCGACCCTGAGCTCGACCTGTTGCTAGCTTCTAATTCGTCTAAGGTCCTCTTCTTGAAACCGTTGTTGAATTCATAGTTGGTTCGTTTGACTGTGAAGTTTTCTTGATATGGTCTCCTCTTGGGAATCTTTttgttcatcatcatcatctttggAGGTCTGTGATCATTAATATCATCAACTTCAGCGCGAGAATGAAGGGGAGTGTAGTTTACTAATGATCCTTTCGTTCTCCATCTGGAACCACACGCATTGCACAGTACTGGCTTCTCTGGTGGCCCGTTTCTCCATAGAGGTGTGCCTGTCAACAACATTTTCACAATGATCAAACAAATGTCACAATCATATTCAGGTTGTATCAGGTAAAGCTTAACAATGATCTATCAAGACCAAACATCCTTAAGAGTTTGCGTTCTGATTCAACATGATTGAGCATTTTAGAGATAAACTaaagatccaaaaaaaaaactattttgactTCACAACACATTTGATAGCATCACAGAACATTCAAAACTCTGCTTAAAGAGTGATCAAAACAGCAAATGACTCACAACGTGTAATTAAGGTCACATAAAGATAATCATTTCATAAGAtttcaatgtttgcattataaGTTGAATCAAGTTCTTCAATACACAAGCTCAAAGTTTGGACTTTTATTCAACAACAGGACTTGGGTGAGAAAACAAGAACTCACTTGTGACGCCACAGTGATAGCAAGGCCCTTGCTTTCCCATCCTTTTTCAAGAAAAGTTATTTAATATAGACTCTTTGAGAGATTTGAGTTTTAAGATTATTGAGAAGCTTCACTgctaagacaaaaaaaaacccaGAAAAGTCTTTTCTTCTATAGAAGAAGCCAATAAAAAACCTGCGTCTGAGAAAATtcgagaaaaataaataaaactcttTGAGGAAAACAAGAACAGCacagaaaataaaagagagagaggaatCTAGCAAATGGctgtgaaaaaaaaagagaaagagagatagaAAGTGATGAGgctctagagagagagagatggagagtTTTGTGTATGTAAAAAATGGCTCTTTTTTGTATTATAAAGTTAAGTTAATGTTTAAGCTTCCTACTCTTATActaccattaatttttttataattaaaaaaactttaatgTATGCTTGACTTGGAGATTTTCAATTACTTACTTAATTAAAAGGAaacttttatttgatttatttctttgtttttaaaagGATATAGTTTTCATTTGATTGACAAGTGTATAAATGGTTAAGTAGAAACATTTGgttcaaaattaaaattgacaTACCACATTCACtaatttcaacttttttttaaatgtgcAAACGCACCAAAGACCATGAAACATGGTGTATATAAGCTTTTAagattgtgacaaaaaaaaatataagcttttaagaaaataaaaaaagtaagtGAGCTCATCTCAATACTTTAATATTAgacaataaatttataaatgtataaaattaactaatattAGTTATTGGTTTTAATGTGTTTCTTTGCGTCTAAAATGCTCCAAGCGCTATGAATGGAATATATATTTACAGTTAAGCcttttcttttagaaaaaaaataaaataattgatctAATCTTCAATAATTTATAGAGAAGCCTCTAATGGTTCGAAAGTGACGATGGGGGGAGAGGCTGTGGAGGAATATCATTGCTTGTGCCTTATGGTTCCTTCTTGTTGACTATAGACTTTTcctcttattttgttttttcttttgttattccAACGAAAATTAATGTTTCATAATGACAACAACTATAATAGTCATAACAAAGTAAATGTAGATGATGAATAACAAATTTATAAGAGTTGAAtagaatattaaataaaaattactagatagtgaaattttagttttattgatttttcTTCAACTTAggtttttcttattaaaatatactGTACTCGGGTGAATGTTTATATTACAGTTAAATATTCACAATATTATACTGAAAGAAAAGATTAATTATCTATTCATTgccaattaaattaaaaaaaaaatatactgtcAGTCTCATATCTCTGATTTTCACTATTTTAGTTAGTGTTTTCACAAATCATTTTctagtataaaaaaaaattaaattcaagTGTTAAACGAAGAAAGAAAGGGTTAAAAAAGGCCAAGAAGGAAAGATGAAATAAACAAGATTAGTTATTTTCCCTTTggaatttaaaattatagatatTAATGTATATGTAGTTGATTGTCTTTTTGATAAATATAAGACTAGGTTATAAGATTAGGTTTTAACTTATTCAGAACTATGTGATGGCATGACGTTTGGATCAAAATTTACATTCATTAACAGATTTCAGaatatcaaactatataaaataaaatggtgTGTGAAGTCACCGGCCGTAACGATCATGGACACAACTCTTTTCTGCACCGTTTGATTTGGTTAAAGTATTTGTAATGATGGGGCCCACTTCTTTCGTTTGGTGAATGTGATTACTGAGCTAATTTCGGGTACATTACTCGTTGTCTACGCGTATTATAATATTACTAGATCGTTTTCCGCGCTATGCGCGGATAAgtgcttttaaatttttacaaaTGTATGTTGTATAAATATCAGatattgtaaaataattttgatttttaaactCATTTTGAATTATAATGGTAGCCTGTAAGATAGTTATTTTggaattattttgtttgtatacatgtttgaataaaaatcaaaattgttataaataaatgtatatgGAATTTCTTCTTTCCAATAACACACTTATAAATATCATGCTAAGTTTATGTCATCAATTTGAAATCAATTGTGGAATGCCGGTTTTAAGACTGAAACCATTTTGAATATGTTTGGTATTGCAATATTGAATTAAGTTAAAAATTACTAATATATAACATAACATGAATTAAaactatgaaaatatatttgttatattgcttttattttatcattttgctATGTTTCTCTATTTTATTTAGAGTGTcttaacctttttattttagaggttgttcattaatataatttaatttttaacacATTAgatgtattttattatttgaaaattatatttttagtacAGTATGACATATAAATATTAGTGTGCAGTTAATTATTCCTCTAAGTTTAATCATAACTTCGTGTTATTCTGttgatattaaatattattgtttGGCTATATGACCATCAAACACATGAATTTTAAGAACTTAACCTGATTTTGCATTTGTGTCTTTTCTATCGTTCTTGAAAACCTAAAAGTTGTGAATTGTGGTGGAATTTATTGTGTTTTAAACATATGCAATCATCATTTtacagtagaacctctataaattaatactcgataaattaataatctctataaattaatatgacacaaatcgataaaataataagataataatattttaaaaactctcatgtaaatatatagtctcattaaaatcacaaattgctaatctatctctatatattttatataagtacaactaaacattatattgttggttttatattcacaatgaaaatacttctagttttcttaatattttaatatattttgataatatttagtaaaaatatatcaaaaattacATAACAATTCgatgaaacataaaatatacaccaaataagataataaaataata
This genomic window contains:
- the LOC103827863 gene encoding YDG domain-containing protein At5g47160, producing the protein MRSLSDKKKRVSAVRDFPYGCGTRSVQNQRSVNGREVVQAAHEPSGVAYHHRPACPVNEADSLDEIMKKAGFNVPARSVVDRGRSVSSYSKSCGSKVKPLSSEEASRLIASQSRRRQLSHSHSHSSTMEKQRSSPENGNATALRAKSQRLGINPVTRQNQITKALTPREKVQKVLRIFKLVFKALNKDKPGRHYEARAILMNHEMHVNDKKMIGRVPGIEIGDKFQYKSELNLIGLHFYIRGGIDYITRKGGLKLATSIISSEGNGYTDRFNSDVMIYSGQGGNLTSKDQTVVKDQKLETGNLALANSVEAKNPVRVIRGVKDSRGKCYVYDGLYLVQEYWREKGRGGSVVFRFKLCRVPGQDSTNLRYH
- the LOC103827666 gene encoding YDG domain-containing protein At5g47150; translated protein: MDRARKRPIVYAIRDFPPGCGTAPSNVPDKDHFKNPRTSDDVVVENQSPDHSDADSEPSGASLIEEQKFRTSKHDRGLKQESPLPSSYHGRVLGASKHKGSCSKQEPESQHSDHVVAAPPTPREKVLEVLRAFKDVYRELDRNKQARRGGDSFDATARIDIKAQAFLESEGRHVNTEKRIGQVPGVNIGDEFQYKTELRLVGLHFKTMCGIDYMEVGGVKYATCIVASEGYGYNDKFDAGVVIYTGEGGNVISKHENKTEDQKMLKGNLALANSMRHKTEVRVIRGMERWDGKGKRYVYDGLYLVDKYWLEKGVSGKSMYKFKLCKIPGQPR
- the LOC103827667 gene encoding GATA transcription factor 27 isoform X2; its protein translation is MGKQGPCYHCGVTSTPLWRNGPPEKPVLCNACGSRWRTKGSLVNYTPLHSRAEVDDINDHRPPKMMMMNKKIPKRRPYQENFTVKRTNYEFNNGFKKRTLDELEASNRSSSGSVVSNSESCDQSNAWETTFPSKKRTCVVGRPKAASSVEKLTKDLYSILQEQQSSCLSGTSEEDLLFENESPMVIGHGSVLLRDPHEESEASSLLVESSKSSSMHSAEFVVNKSQRSLNFGCRTKPQVLGRHSLPLCNIDLKNVFNFDEFIEKFTKEEQQKLMKLLPGVDSVDLPESLRSMFECSQFKDNFSLFQQLVADGVFQPLSSSSSSSGSKLEELKTLAKLALSDPNKSHLLESYHMLKRKGIQDSVTKSSDNHSLVTIERPCESLNQNFSETRTVMKSPKEMIKIRSKQIQTKEIIENSVSCLNHMSYGGSMAYSYEDNDISDQDLLLDVPSNGSYPQAELLHMI
- the LOC103827667 gene encoding GATA transcription factor 27 isoform X1; the protein is MGKQGPCYHCGVTSTPLWRNGPPEKPVLCNACGSRWRTKGSLVNYTPLHSRAEVDDINDHRPPKMMMMNKKIPKRRPYQENFTVKRTNYEFNNGFKKRTLDELEASNRSSSGSVVSNSESCDQSNAWETTFPSKKRTCVVGRPKAASSVEKLTKDLYSILQEQQSSCLSGTSEEDLLFENESPMVIGHGSVLLRDPHEESEASSLLVESSKSSSMHSAEFVVNKSQRSLNFGCRTKPQVLGRHSLPLCNIDLKNVFNFDEFIEKFTKEEQQKLMKLLPGVDSVDLPESLRSMFECSQFKDNFSLFQQLVADGVFQPLSSSSSSSGSKLEELKTLAKLALSDPNKSHLLESYHMLKEQRKGIQDSVTKSSDNHSLVTIERPCESLNQNFSETRTVMKSPKEMIKIRSKQIQTKEIIENSVSCLNHMSYGGSMAYSYEDNDISDQDLLLDVPSNGSYPQAELLHMI